The genomic region ttgccAAATAGAAGATTTTACAATTACAAACAAGAATAAAATATACTAGAATACAGTATAATTGCCATAGTTTGTTGTCTGCTTCGTTCAGCCAAAACATGCAAAGTCACTCTCTGATTAGAGGATTCCTGGAAAATAGCTCCAAAATCTATAATTGCCTTCAAGCACAGACCAGCAAACACAAAGGTTTGGTAATTATGGGCCATTTCGAGCCCATTTTCAACACATTTCAAGCCAGGTGGACCACATTCCGTTCCTTGTAGCCTGAGTTCAAAGCCacagtgtgtgtcctgtgtACTGTACCACGGTTTAGTCATTATGTGTCATTAAGTGACATTAGTTCAGTGCAGGGGCCTTGTGCCTTCAGGCTGACGGAAGCACCAATCCTACAccaacccccccatcacaaAATAAATTGATACATTTAACAACGTAGCATCAGATATCAGGGGTTAtgcatggtggtggtggtggtgggggttcAGAACAGGGGGCCTATGATGGAAACAGGTTGTTTATTACTGTGGGGGTCAGGCTAAGGGGGTGTCACCTGCCCTGTTTTCATGTAGTGAATCTCAGGGGACACTGATTTTAATTAGTCATTGACAGCTGCTTCTCCATGCAGTTCCTGTGGAGCGCAGGTCTGCTTTACGCCCAGGCAGGCCTGACAAAGCGGCAGCCGCCTGTATAATCTTTATAAACGACACAGATGCCATgtggctccatccctttcctctTGTGTTAAGGACATTACAAATGGTACAGGTTTCACTATGTCGTGTCTTGGCAGGTGTGCACTTTGGGCCCGGCCTTTCGATCTTCACCACATTTCACACCATCTGAAGATTAATAAATcctgtttcctgtaaaccttcTGCATTCTGTGTGGTTACAGGTGAGATATTCCGGCAAAATAAGAGTCAGAGACTCTGGCATAACTGGCTAAATGACCTCTAGTAAATAATTTTGTGTGCATGGTATTGCTTCCAGGGTctaccctgctttgtgccctgtgctgcctgggcccccccacccccagcgctGACTAAGATAAACTGTTGAAATATAGAAGAATGAATATACAGTGTATGGTACAGTAATGCCACCCACATTTGCCAATCCGCACTGCTCTTTATGGTTATTTCTGCTTGATCGCTGCTCCCCAAACATGTTCCACAGTAGTGCTGTAAATGGACTAAAAGGAGACATATTCATGTCACTTCCTCATAAACACCAAAGCATACTGgtgtgacttttttttctcccacTAGGAACTAGTCATTATACATAACAGGCTTAGTGCTCAGGTTCCATACATTTATCTTACCTACATACTACTGGGTGCAGAAGGAAAATAAACCCGCAGAAATAGGATCTGAGGAATCCATTCTTTTCTGGAATCATATATTACAGGGCCAAAGATGAAACTTCAATCTAATATTGCTTCCCTGGTGTCGATTTTGTCATCATGTTCTTTCGGTTGTTCTTCTCTGGTTTCAGCAAAATTATGTAGCACTTAGGAAAGAAGAGGCAGACCAGGAGGCCAAAGCTGGAGGCCAGGATGGCGAAGATCTCCGTGGCTGTGGAGTACTTCCCCGGCGAGCTGACGTAGGCGGGCACGAAGGCCACCCAGACGGCGCAGAAGATGAGCATGCTGAAGGTGATGAACTTGGCCTCGTTGAAGTTGTCCGGCAGCTTCCTGGCCAGGAAGGCCAGCAGGAAGCAGAGGCAGGCCAATAAGCCGATGTAGCCCAACACAAGGGAGAAGGCCAGACTGGAGCCCACATCACACAGCAGGAGGATGTGAGCACTCTCGCGCGTCAGCAGTCTCCGCGGCGACGGCGGGGCGAGCCCCAGCCACAGGCTGCAGATGAGCACCTGCACTAAGGTACAGAGGAAGATGCTGGCCCTCTGCTGCATGGGAGCAAACCAGCGCATGACTCGGCTGCCTGGCAGCGTGGCCCGGAAGGCCATCAGCACCACCACGGTCTTGCCCAGGATGCAGGAGATGCAGAGCACAAAGGCGACGCCAAAGGCGGTGTGACGCAGCTGGCAGGACCAGGCCGAGGGCCGGCCCAGGAAGGCCAGGGCGCACAGGAAGCAGAGCGCCAGAGAGCACAGGATCAAGAAGCTCAGCTCCGAGTTGTTGGCGCGCACGATCGGCGTGTTCCTGTGGCAAGTGAAGACCAAAGCCACAGCAGTGGTGCAGCAGGCCCCGAGGAGCGCCATTGCCAGGAGGGTGCTGCCCATAGTGTCCTGGAAGGACAGATAGTCCAGCTGCTTGGGGACACACGCGTCGCGGTCCTCATTGGACCAGAACTCCGGCTGGCACCTCTCACACTCTATGGCGTCTGAAAGAGGGACGACACTCACATGTTTTAGTCACCCGCACACCTCCTCCAACAGTGCCGGGTTACCCTCAGGATGACAAAAGCCATTAGCACTCACCTGTCTGATTGCTAACCTCCCCAGCTGTGCAGACAATGCAGTCAAAGCAGCAGACAGGGAGGCGAGGCTTGATGGCCTTGCGAGTGCCGGGGGGGCAGCTGTCGCTGCAGACGGACCGGGGGACCTGAGGGGGAGGAGCCGGGAAGACTGCGGCAGTCAGGATAACGTGTCGGCGTCTCACACCTACACCATGGGCAACTCAGAACCAGGCTCATGGCCCCAGGAGTATTAAAGGCTTACTTGTTTCAGGTTCCCGTTCCAGACGATAGCCTTGTCGTCGATCATTAGCTTCTTATCGGGGCTCAATGTCCCGTCGAACCGGCCCACCGTGGCAAACCTGACGGCGCCGTCGCCCGTGAGCTGCCAGTTTATCAGATCGTACATTGCCACGGCGTCC from Brienomyrus brachyistius isolate T26 chromosome 17, BBRACH_0.4, whole genome shotgun sequence harbors:
- the LOC125712184 gene encoding extracellular calcium-sensing receptor-like gives rise to the protein MQTMIFAIEEINRQGHLLPNLTLGYKIYDSCSTTFQALRAAMALVNGRGPGKEAASCSSAVPIVIGDGGSTLSLVVARLLSILRLPQVSYFSSCACLSNKKEFPAFLRTMPSDLFQVDALALLVRHSGWTWVGTVAGDDDYGRQGIQIFNQQVGSQGACVAFLEVIPKNHAGERMSSIVRRIRLSGVRVVLLFALEQDAGALFQEVLRQNLTGIQWLASEAWVTASVLATPHFQPILQGSVGFAIRRADLPGLKPFLLRLHPSMAPSDPFVLEFWEKTFGCTFQGTLGQSRCTGSEQLASVTNIYADVTQLRISYNVYKAVYAIAHSLRSMLQCGPGGAPFSGGSCPHVSNIQPWQLLHYMKQVEFTNEFGETTKFDKNGDAVAMYDLINWQLTGDGAVRFATVGRFDGTLSPDKKLMIDDKAIVWNGNLKQVPRSVCSDSCPPGTRKAIKPRLPVCCFDCIVCTAGEVSNQTDAIECERCQPEFWSNEDRDACVPKQLDYLSFQDTMGSTLLAMALLGACCTTAVALVFTCHRNTPIVRANNSELSFLILCSLALCFLCALAFLGRPSAWSCQLRHTAFGVAFVLCISCILGKTVVVLMAFRATLPGSRVMRWFAPMQQRASIFLCTLVQVLICSLWLGLAPPSPRRLLTRESAHILLLCDVGSSLAFSLVLGYIGLLACLCFLLAFLARKLPDNFNEAKFITFSMLIFCAVWVAFVPAYVSSPGKYSTATEIFAILASSFGLLVCLFFPKCYIILLKPEKNNRKNMMTKSTPGKQY